The Gemmata palustris genome includes a region encoding these proteins:
- a CDS encoding WD40 repeat domain-containing serine/threonine protein kinase, whose protein sequence is MSTRRLTCPCGNAWDHPDTEPVPGDVRLICPACTLAGENTRHPESEPSEASHPAGTVVTNAEAAANADRLRREAALTIGPGRIISGYEIIGEINRGGMGVIYKARQPGVNRLVALKVIAPGKLDQPGTRARFKREVRASGRLSDPCIVTIFQTELDGPIPFVAMEFVPGIDLFRLVRQTGPLPVVDVVYYARQVAEGLQHAFEVHLIHRDIKPSNLMVSPSPLAPAEGRTGRLPKVKILDMGLARVVDTEHSDPETDDLTLPGVFVGTPDYVAPEQAENPRAADTRSDLYSLGGAMYYCLTGEVPFPGKTLAAKLRKQLIEPPPSAATKRSDVPVAVDAVIRKLMALDPNERYQTPAELMTALDALLKEAPPKTGTRAAPVVSSVFARAHEGGVNAMAPAPDGSYLLTGGGDSVLKFWHPGTLKELRTMHGDIGAVEHLAIAPSGKWAATCAIRLSASDMGVQLWDLNTGTEGKRFRGPTDNISGVAISPDGKGVAAASADKMVWLWLRDASGPTTACIKGHTGAVTGVAFVAADSLLSSGVDGTVRQWDLKTGKTKGTLSAPVGPIAALVFAAKRVAVAGRDGLAIRQPGAATFQKFTGHDGPVSCCALTPDGTVLASGGTDRTVRVYRVEDGLQLATYTGHDKPVRAVAFAPTGDALYSGDEGGFLRRWPVPKAK, encoded by the coding sequence ATGTCCACGCGACGCCTCACATGCCCCTGCGGCAACGCCTGGGACCACCCGGACACCGAGCCGGTCCCCGGGGACGTGCGCCTCATCTGCCCGGCCTGCACGCTCGCGGGCGAGAACACGCGCCACCCCGAATCCGAACCGAGCGAGGCGTCGCACCCGGCCGGCACGGTCGTGACCAACGCGGAAGCGGCCGCGAACGCTGATCGCTTGCGCCGCGAAGCGGCACTGACAATCGGCCCCGGGCGCATCATCTCCGGCTACGAGATCATTGGGGAAATCAACCGCGGCGGCATGGGCGTGATCTACAAGGCGCGCCAGCCCGGGGTGAACCGGCTCGTGGCACTCAAGGTGATCGCGCCCGGCAAACTCGACCAGCCCGGCACCCGCGCCCGGTTCAAGCGCGAGGTGCGCGCGTCCGGCCGGCTCAGCGACCCGTGCATCGTCACCATTTTTCAGACCGAGTTGGACGGCCCGATCCCGTTCGTCGCGATGGAGTTCGTGCCGGGCATCGATCTGTTTCGCCTCGTGCGGCAGACCGGGCCGCTCCCGGTGGTCGACGTCGTGTACTACGCGCGCCAGGTCGCGGAGGGGCTCCAGCACGCCTTCGAGGTCCACCTCATCCACCGCGACATCAAGCCGTCGAACTTGATGGTGAGTCCGTCGCCCCTCGCGCCGGCCGAGGGGCGCACCGGGCGGTTGCCGAAGGTGAAGATCCTCGACATGGGACTGGCGCGGGTGGTCGACACCGAGCACTCCGACCCGGAAACGGACGACCTCACGCTCCCGGGCGTGTTCGTCGGTACGCCGGACTACGTGGCCCCCGAACAGGCCGAGAACCCCCGCGCCGCGGACACCCGGTCCGACCTCTACAGCCTCGGCGGGGCGATGTACTATTGCCTCACGGGGGAAGTCCCGTTCCCGGGCAAGACGCTGGCCGCGAAGCTCCGCAAGCAGCTCATCGAACCGCCGCCCTCGGCCGCGACCAAGCGGTCCGACGTGCCCGTCGCGGTGGACGCCGTCATCCGCAAACTGATGGCCCTCGATCCGAACGAGCGCTACCAGACCCCGGCCGAACTCATGACCGCGCTCGACGCGCTCCTGAAAGAGGCGCCGCCGAAAACGGGCACGAGAGCCGCGCCGGTCGTTTCGTCCGTGTTCGCCCGAGCGCACGAGGGCGGGGTCAACGCGATGGCCCCGGCCCCGGACGGCTCGTACCTCCTCACCGGGGGCGGCGACAGCGTGCTGAAGTTCTGGCACCCGGGGACGCTGAAGGAGCTCCGCACGATGCACGGCGACATCGGCGCGGTCGAGCACCTCGCGATCGCGCCGAGCGGTAAGTGGGCCGCGACGTGCGCGATCCGCTTGAGTGCGTCCGATATGGGCGTGCAACTGTGGGATCTGAATACCGGGACCGAGGGGAAGCGGTTCCGTGGGCCGACGGACAACATTTCCGGCGTCGCGATCTCGCCCGACGGGAAGGGGGTCGCCGCCGCGAGCGCCGACAAGATGGTGTGGTTGTGGCTGCGCGACGCGAGCGGCCCGACCACGGCGTGCATCAAGGGGCACACGGGCGCGGTGACGGGGGTCGCGTTCGTGGCCGCCGATTCGCTGCTCTCGTCCGGGGTCGATGGCACCGTGCGCCAGTGGGATTTGAAGACGGGCAAAACGAAGGGCACGCTCTCGGCCCCAGTCGGCCCGATCGCGGCGCTGGTGTTCGCGGCGAAGCGCGTGGCCGTGGCCGGGCGCGACGGGCTCGCGATTCGGCAACCGGGCGCCGCGACGTTCCAGAAGTTCACCGGGCACGACGGACCGGTGTCGTGCTGCGCCCTGACGCCCGACGGCACGGTGCTCGCGAGCGGCGGTACGGACCGCACGGTGCGCGTCTACCGCGTCGAAGACGGGCTCCAGCTCGCGACCTACACCGGCCACGACAAGCCGGTGCGCGCGGTCGCGTTCGCGCCGACCGGCGACGCGCTCTACTCCGGTGACGAGGGCGGGTTTCTCCGCCGCTGGCCGGTACCCAAAGCGAAGTGA
- a CDS encoding SMI1/KNR4 family protein has protein sequence MSTRAKIHDTLERLERWLREHQPAFLAAMRPGATDAELDDLERAIGRQLPDDVRAFYRWRGGVEEGVCCWDECPFWGGFRPMPLDEVRQDHTDFCAHAPSWNSPDRPAWWLPDWVPFLSLDGCQLWYCVDTAGVWTGARGQIVWFDNKGEDRSIQAASLGDWLRILVVDLERGLIFGANNQRHESASDRNPFGYPNYQYKASRAPAVPASSVETFVTTGPASFGVGSRVRVRESCPFEGQEGTVIRLGFNSKTIIEFVFWGRSFEVPVPLEQLVLIKQPEVSELSREWMTSTDASRLLDLLGSHPRVRKLWLFAAASWRDREEFPTLPVIGQIEQLADGEISMEELAQALDEFWGGIDEYRIKQQVGWGARWLRRAVYEGAANVETLAREFISGHGTANLIREIFPNPFAPPRFDPAWRTADVVALARGIYDDRAFERMPILADALQEAGCDNADILTHCRDANQVHVRGCWVLDLCLGLE, from the coding sequence GTGTCCACGCGCGCAAAAATCCACGACACGCTCGAACGCCTAGAGCGCTGGCTCCGCGAGCACCAGCCCGCGTTCCTCGCGGCGATGCGCCCCGGCGCGACGGACGCGGAACTCGACGACCTCGAACGCGCCATCGGTCGTCAACTCCCGGACGACGTCCGCGCGTTCTATCGCTGGCGCGGGGGAGTTGAAGAGGGCGTATGTTGTTGGGACGAATGCCCATTCTGGGGTGGTTTCCGACCAATGCCTCTGGATGAGGTGCGTCAAGATCACACCGATTTTTGCGCCCACGCACCATCTTGGAATAGCCCTGACCGGCCAGCATGGTGGCTCCCTGACTGGGTTCCTTTCCTGTCACTCGACGGATGCCAGCTTTGGTATTGCGTCGATACGGCGGGCGTATGGACTGGTGCTCGCGGACAAATTGTGTGGTTTGACAACAAGGGTGAGGATCGCTCGATTCAAGCTGCAAGTCTCGGCGATTGGCTCCGAATACTGGTGGTAGATTTGGAGCGTGGGTTAATCTTCGGAGCGAACAACCAGAGACACGAATCTGCAAGTGACAGGAATCCCTTTGGCTACCCCAATTACCAATACAAAGCGTCACGTGCTCCCGCGGTTCCGGCCAGTTCAGTCGAAACATTCGTGACGACGGGGCCAGCATCGTTCGGTGTTGGCAGCCGGGTTCGGGTGAGAGAATCTTGCCCATTTGAGGGGCAAGAAGGGACCGTGATTCGGTTGGGCTTCAACTCAAAAACAATCATAGAATTTGTCTTCTGGGGCCGCTCGTTTGAAGTGCCCGTTCCACTTGAGCAACTCGTTCTGATCAAACAGCCTGAAGTTTCTGAGCTATCGCGCGAATGGATGACATCGACAGACGCATCACGGCTACTTGATCTCCTTGGTTCACACCCGCGTGTCCGGAAATTGTGGTTGTTTGCGGCGGCAAGTTGGCGAGATCGAGAAGAGTTTCCAACCTTACCTGTCATCGGGCAGATTGAGCAGTTAGCTGATGGCGAAATCTCAATGGAGGAATTGGCTCAAGCTCTCGATGAATTTTGGGGAGGCATAGACGAGTATCGTATCAAGCAGCAGGTCGGTTGGGGTGCGAGATGGCTACGTCGAGCTGTGTACGAAGGAGCCGCGAATGTGGAGACGTTAGCTCGCGAGTTTATTTCTGGACATGGCACTGCGAATCTCATCCGCGAAATTTTCCCCAATCCCTTCGCACCTCCTCGTTTCGATCCTGCTTGGCGCACGGCGGATGTCGTCGCGTTGGCACGCGGCATTTACGACGATCGCGCGTTCGAGCGGATGCCAATTCTGGCTGATGCACTTCAAGAAGCCGGGTGCGATAACGCCGACATCCTGACCCACTGTCGCGACGCCAATCAGGTTCACGTTCGGGGGTGTTGGGTGCTGGATTTGTGCCTCGGCCTTGAGTGA